A single Theropithecus gelada isolate Dixy chromosome 7b, Tgel_1.0, whole genome shotgun sequence DNA region contains:
- the LOC112628263 gene encoding uncharacterized protein LOC112628263 produces the protein MQVTSGAPEQGLRGCERRRSAGAEKLKLTRQTGTLGESTGSGYKVSALKRYWEQCFKEVLGTGSFLNQGNVGQNLSIEEKHYVPLLKVSLKQTGAQVSSQTLTKMLQEVIMHNPWFPQAGTLDVENWDRAGEGVKWAHQKGLKVDSSVFPT, from the exons ATGCAGGTAACAAGTGGAGCCCCAGA ACAGGGACTTCGAGGATGTGAACGAAGAAGGTCTGCTGGAGCAGAGAAGCTGAAATTGACAAGGCAAACGGGGACCCTGGGCGAGTCTACCGGCAGCGGATATAAGGTCAGTGCCCTAAAGAGGTACTGGGAGCAGTGCTTTAAAGAAGTACTAGGAACGGGAAGTTTTCTGAATCAGGGTAACGTGGGGCAGAATTTGTCTATTGAAGAAAAGCATTATGTGCCGTTGCTTAAAGTTTCGTTGAAACAAACTGGTGCTCAGGTTAGCTCTCAGACATTAACTAAGATGCTGCAGGAGGTTATTATGCATAACCCATGGTTTCCACAGGCAGGCACTCTTGATGTGGAAAATTGGGACAGAGCAGGAGAAGGAGTAAAATGGGCTCACCAAAAGGGTCTTAAAGTTGATTCTTCTGTTTTCCCCACTTGA